The following are encoded in a window of Brevibacillus ruminantium genomic DNA:
- a CDS encoding acyl-CoA dehydrogenase: protein MNFQLNEEQEMLRKMIRDFAETQVAPTAAERDEEERFDRAIFEEMAELGLTGIPWPEEYGGAGADYLSYVIAVEELSRVDASIGVTLSAHVSLASWPIFKFGTEEQKQKFLRPLAEGKKMGAYCLTEAGSGSDSAGMRTTAVRDGDHYVLNGSKIFITNAGEAEIYIVFAVTAPELKHKGITAFIVEKGMEGFTMGKKEKKLGIRSSPTLAVNFEDVRVPVENRLGEEGQGFKIAMMTLDGGRNGIAAQALGIAQGAFEHARDYAKERNQFGKPIAALQAIQFKLADMATKIEAARLLTYQAAWLEDQGLPYGKASAISKVFAGDIAMEVTTEAVQVFGGYGYTREYPVERFMRDAKITQIYEGTNEIQRVVISNYLLKE, encoded by the coding sequence ACTTTCAATTGAATGAAGAACAAGAGATGCTGCGCAAGATGATCCGCGATTTTGCCGAAACACAGGTAGCTCCCACAGCCGCGGAGCGGGACGAGGAAGAACGCTTTGACCGCGCTATTTTTGAAGAGATGGCCGAGCTGGGCCTGACAGGCATCCCGTGGCCGGAGGAGTACGGCGGTGCGGGTGCGGACTACCTCAGCTATGTGATCGCGGTGGAGGAGCTGTCCCGCGTGGACGCATCGATTGGCGTAACCTTGTCGGCACATGTCTCGCTGGCGAGCTGGCCGATCTTCAAGTTTGGCACGGAGGAGCAGAAGCAAAAGTTCCTGCGGCCGCTGGCAGAGGGCAAAAAGATGGGGGCATACTGCCTGACGGAAGCAGGATCAGGCTCTGATTCGGCAGGGATGCGGACCACGGCTGTGCGCGATGGCGATCACTATGTCTTGAACGGCAGCAAAATCTTTATCACCAACGCGGGCGAAGCGGAAATCTACATCGTATTTGCCGTTACCGCCCCTGAGCTGAAGCACAAAGGAATCACTGCCTTTATCGTCGAAAAGGGTATGGAAGGCTTTACGATGGGCAAGAAAGAAAAAAAACTGGGGATTCGTTCCTCGCCGACGCTTGCTGTGAATTTCGAAGATGTGCGTGTTCCGGTAGAAAACAGGCTGGGTGAAGAGGGACAGGGCTTCAAGATCGCGATGATGACTCTGGACGGCGGCCGCAACGGCATCGCAGCACAGGCGCTGGGTATCGCGCAAGGCGCTTTTGAACACGCGCGCGACTACGCCAAAGAGCGCAACCAGTTTGGCAAACCAATCGCTGCCCTGCAAGCCATCCAGTTCAAACTGGCCGATATGGCAACCAAAATCGAAGCTGCCCGGCTCCTGACCTATCAGGCGGCGTGGCTGGAGGATCAGGGATTGCCGTACGGAAAAGCATCCGCGATCTCCAAGGTTTTCGCCGGCGATATTGCGATGGAAGTGACGACCGAGGCTGTCCAGGTGTTTGGCGGCTACGGCTACACACGCGAGTATCCGGTGGAGCGCTTCATGCGCGATGCCAAAATCACGCAAATCTATGAGGGAACCAACGAAATTCAGCGCGTCGTGATCAGCAACTACCTGCTGAAAGAGTAG